Part of the uncultured Cohaesibacter sp. genome is shown below.
GTCTTTCCCAGACCACCACGGAAGAAGCCCTCACCCTGTTGCCACCCGACATCACGCTGGCCTTTGCCCCCTATGGCAACAGCCTGTCACGCTGGACCACCCGCGCCCGCAGTCAGGGACATGAGCTGTTGATCCAGGTTCCCATGGAACCATTCGACTATCCCAACAATGACCCCGGCCCGCACACCCTGCTGACCTCTGCCAACCCTGAGTCAAACAAGGCCAACCTGTTGTGGGTGCTTGGTCGTTTCGACCAGTATGTCGGAGCCATCAACTATATGGGTGCACGCTTTTCATCGGATGAGCTGGCTGGTTCCGAGTTCCTGACCGAGTTGAAAACCAGGGGCCTCCTCTATGTCGAAAACGGCTCCTCGGGGCGCAGCCGTCTCAACATCACGGCGGACAAGATGGGAGTTCCAAACCTGCGTTCGGACCTGGTGATCGATTTCCGTGGCCGCCCGTCCGACATAGAAACCCGCCTCGTCCAACTGGAATCCATTGCCCAGGAAGGCGGCATGGCGCTCGGTGTCGCCTCGGCCTTCCCCACGTCGATCAGATCCATTTCGGACTGGACCCAGTCCCTTCGACAGCGCGGCTTTGCGCTGGTTCCGGTTACCACTCTCCTGAAGCAATAAGGCATCCCCGATGGCTGAGAAAGAAAGTCTGCCGTATCGCGATTGCGTCGGCATCTGCGTATTCAACAAGGACAACAAGGTCTGGATCGGCAATCGGCTTGGCGCCTCGGAGCTGGAAGACAGCCACTATACCTGGCAGATGCCCCAAGGAGGCATAGACAAGGGCGAAGAACCTCTGGAGGCTGCATTGCGCGAACTCTATGAGGAAACCTCCATCAGGACCGTTTCCCTCATCAGGGAAGCCCCCCAGTGGCTGCACTATGATTTCCCCGATCATGTCGTAAAGGCAGGCAAGATCGGTAAATACCGCGGCCAGCGGCAGAGATGGTTCGCCTTCCGCTTCAAGGGGGATGAAGCGGAGATCGAAGTGACCAATCCGGGCGGCGGCGCCCACCCGCAGGAATTCGAGGACTGGCGCTGGGAAAGCCTTGACAGGACTCCCGACCTGATCGTGCCGTTCAAACGTCAAGTCTACCTGTCCGT
Proteins encoded:
- a CDS encoding divergent polysaccharide deacetylase family protein; translation: MAASDLSKPLGQDKKQATGFSRIFMFGSLALLATIVIGLSSFIFLADNPDGGLPTSEVDLNATVDPNSRIGVAAIRPGIKPGIPETTMPDEQQQGTSSELVNTMPQTTDQNNDLGNGASGEIRVLDPADPSLNTPADANGTVAYQAFARPVNMDAIAGLPKIAIIIDGLGLSQTTTEEALTLLPPDITLAFAPYGNSLSRWTTRARSQGHELLIQVPMEPFDYPNNDPGPHTLLTSANPESNKANLLWVLGRFDQYVGAINYMGARFSSDELAGSEFLTELKTRGLLYVENGSSGRSRLNITADKMGVPNLRSDLVIDFRGRPSDIETRLVQLESIAQEGGMALGVASAFPTSIRSISDWTQSLRQRGFALVPVTTLLKQ
- a CDS encoding RNA pyrophosphohydrolase translates to MAEKESLPYRDCVGICVFNKDNKVWIGNRLGASELEDSHYTWQMPQGGIDKGEEPLEAALRELYEETSIRTVSLIREAPQWLHYDFPDHVVKAGKIGKYRGQRQRWFAFRFKGDEAEIEVTNPGGGAHPQEFEDWRWESLDRTPDLIVPFKRQVYLSVLDAFSDLVD